The Glycine soja cultivar W05 chromosome 15, ASM419377v2, whole genome shotgun sequence region GATAAATagtcaagttgatctctagagtcttaggaagaaatttccaaattgaaaaagcaaaaggtttggccaaagaattttatctaaatcattttaaatttagatttactctctggtaatcgattaccagaggatgtaatcgattaccagtggccaatatgctttttgaaaagattttaaatattttcgaaagcatgtaatcgattttACAagacttgtaatcaattactaaaggttttgaacattttaaaacaaccataagaaatttgaatttaaatttcaagttgtgtaatcgattacagtaagttggtaattgattaccagtgtttaaatattcaaaattttaaatgagaaGAGTCATAATTCTTCAAAAGTAACTATGCaattgattacaccattatggtaatcgattatcagtgaagatttttgaaaataactcccaacaatcacatcttttcaaatgattttgaatggccatcaaaggcctatatataggtgacttgggacacgAATTTTTAGAGAGAGTTTTCctaaactgaaatgtcttatcctctcaaaaagatttcttggtcaaaacacttgcaaattcaataaAGAATCATTGagtgatcttcattgtaatatttttctcttaaagagagaattcttatTCCTCATCTTATTAAAAGAGATTGGTTAAGGGACTGAggatctcttaagttgtaaggattcctaaacacaaaggaaggattgtccctgtgtggttcagactttgtaaaaggagttttacaaagagagtgaaaaatctgAAGtcggttgcttgaggactggacgtaggcacgggaagtgaccgaaccaatataaatcaagtttgcatttctctcttcccttaaacttcttttatttattgctatttatcttttgctttaagggtgcattgttaatccaaaaagagagagtgaaattttaattggggaatagtttttgtatcttaattcaacacCTCTTTCGTAAGATAACTGAGACAATTTGTCTAACAGTTGTGAAAGGAGTGAAAAGTATAGAGCAGACAAGTAATCAgacaaaagcaaacaaaagtCCCATGTCTCCTGTCTCTAGTGAACATGTAATAAGAGAACTAAGTCTGTAACAGCCACTATACCTTCAATCTCAAGTGCAGGCCTTTCAaatttcttcatcttcctcccatGATAGGCCAACTTCAACTCAGTACATTCctgcaaataattaaaattaattaggtaaattaaaataacaaatacttatttaaatatgttataattaaacaaataaccACCTCTCTCTTACCCACACTTTGGATGTCACATAATCACCATATAATGTCAACACTACTGTATCTTGGGGCCCACATGGAAAATCCTATGAATCAACACCTACATCATCCGTAACTGGATCATGATGCTCCTCATGAGCCTCGTCAGCAGCATGATCCATATGCTCTATGTCCTCGGCAACAACTACAATTGCTCGTTGTCTACGTGTCAATGTTGTCGGCCTTTGACGTTGAGTGACTTCCTCATCATCACTAACCTATCTACCTAAGGCTTTACCTAAAACTCTGCCTAAAGCCCGACAGAATCCTTTGGTTCTAACCATAATCTAAAAATTTGCACATCaatatcaattaatgtcatcatTCAAATAATAGTTGAGtttcatatttgataaaaaaaaaaatctttccatTCTATTACTcaaaaagtaactaaaaaatttatgatatttttaaacatattctgattatatttttcttctaaccTAAACAGTTTATTCACCAAGATACACATTCACTTCAGCATTATATGACCTAAAATCTACAATATCTCCTTGTGTGTGTGATCAAAAGATTAGACATGCCACACTAGTAGTCTAATAGTTCAAATCAACCCACAACTTCAACAAAATAGtcttaaattgtaaataaaaccATAATAGTAAATGTTCTAAAACCATACTAGTATTTATTAAATGtagtatattttaagaaatgtaataaaaaaaagtttaaattaacTCTAAATGATTAATTGAGCAAAGtaaaatatatcatcaaaatcaatgtacaaatttattttgaatatattataattaactatttaattattttataaatagttattttaatacttttgtatatttaaaaatcaatgtagaaattaatttttaaatttttatacttgaaatcaatatttatatatatatatatatatatatatatatatttaatattattaatgtaataatatttatacaaatatattaataaataacatttttcttatacaatattacctatttttgttatttagctaaattttcaaaaaattacatCATAAAAATTTCcagattttgttattttataaataactattttaaatatataaaattattaaaatatttatttataaaataatttaataacgaaattaatttatgcattgatttttaaatatataaaagtataacttatatggattgtcaatccggATGGTCATATAAATTACCATTTTGCATGTTCCATACGAATTGTCAATTTGTATGGattaaacacaatcaaaaataaaaacgaCTCACCATTGATGACACAATAGTACTCACAACGACGGAGGAGAAGAGACTCGTGGAGGAAacacaaattgaaaacaaacacgAGGAGGAGGAGGGACTTGTGGAGGAGGAGAAGAGATGTGTAGATGAAATGGGTGCATAGTAGTGGAGAGATAGTGTATTTCagattttaagtgaaaggaaaACTTGGTATTTCACATTATTTACTGGGTGTAGGAAAAAGAACACTGATGCAGGAAGAATATCCCTAGTTTTGatagatttaaatttaagtttcaaAAATTAGATCCAATATGGTAGAAGGATGAATTTGGGTTACACTCCAAGTCCTGCTAACCTATATccaatattcttaaaaaatttatgctatttttttaaacaattatgcATTAATAATAAGActtctttttacttaatttataacattttgCATTAGATGATAAGCTgtctatatattttatattatttgtttctaaaaatatattataaattgtaccatagttttagtttttatgcTTTAATTCCATGATTCATACATTTGtcatgttaaaatttatatattatgtcaaaaaatgaagtTGACACAATCTCctttcatatattattatgtCTTAATCGTATTATGTTTGACTCCAGCAAAGAACCTTATCATAATTTTGAGTCATATAAGAATTAAGCTAAACTCATCATGTGAACACTTTGCATATGAAATGTTGACTTTGTAAAATTCAATAATTGTCGGttattcaatttaataaaaaaagttatatatatatatatatatatattaaaattcacACAAAGAACAAATTTTGGTTATTGAATCCAAAAATGCATTTTATCCTGTGACAATTACATTGAACCAATCTTTAATTATATAACTTGTCTGCATATTGGGATGATTTAGACGATCTTTGTATCACAGAATCTTCAAGGATTCGCAAGAATATATGCATTCTCATGtttattataagtttttaataAGTATTTCTGAGTATTATTGATTCCCTAGCCTGCAAAATATtgtaatttccttttttatcatgttttctttcacaTTCCCATTAAGAGGGGTAGGAAAGTGATATTCATGCGAAAATTTATTGTCTAATACACATAtagtttccttttttatttttaaattgttttaaattttaaaaattatttccagaaatattaaaatgttacCAATACCCCGGGAATGATATTCCCATGTCATCTCAGACCAGCTAGTTAACTGCTCAACCAGATCATTTTGGTTTTACAAATGCTTTGTACATGCAAAAACTTTCAATctcctttcatcttcattaactacaaattgtttttctttcccctcgaacaaagaaaatcaaaagggaaaataatgttactttttttttttgcaatgccAAAAATACTTCATTAATAAGTCTAGGTACAAGAAATACCCAGCCAATTAACAGCAATAGGCATCAATTACAAATAATAACCCCCAGCGATGGTTACACTGTATTAAGTTTTGTATGATAACTTAATAAATCATAACCAACCTATCGGCCCCCATAAAGAAAACGACTTGCAGTaatgtaattaattacaaaCACCCACCACCCATCGCCTATCACAGCATAAATGCACACAATTAGTTGTCTCCGCCCCACGTAATGATTTTATGAACATCTAGTTTTATGAACATAAACTGGCGACACCAAATAGACAAAGCAAAGTCGATAGTTTTATGAACATCTAGTACAGTGAGGATCATGTGAAATCAAAACATTACTACAACCCTAATGCACATTTCCGATCATcagaagtaaaataaaaaccGAGTCCCTCAATTGCGACAAATCCTAGCAGTTGGCATGGTGACACAAATCGGAGCATACTTTTTCTTGGCTGCTGGGGTTCCTGGTTTTGGCTCATCTGCCACTGCCATCCCAGCAACAGAGCAAACAGCAGCCGCCGCCGCCGCGGCGAACATCAAGTTCCTCCTTCCATTGCTACCATCCATGTCATTGTCATAACTGACCTTTTCCGCTTCAACAGCTTTGGCAGCATTCACTACGAGTGATCTCCTCTGCGTTGCTACTGCCAACCGGTTGGTGACGGCTGGGCCGCCAAGGATGGAAGCTGTCATGGTGAATGATGCCATTTTTGCAATGTAATCTGAATACTGAACCAAAGAATGG contains the following coding sequences:
- the LOC114388395 gene encoding photosystem II 5 kDa protein, chloroplastic-like, which produces MASFTMTASILGGPAVTNRLAVATQRRSLVVNAAKAVEAEKVSYDNDMDGSNGRRNLMFAAAAAAAVCSVAGMAVADEPKPGTPAAKKKYAPICVTMPTARICRN